In one Klebsiella aerogenes genomic region, the following are encoded:
- a CDS encoding conjugal transfer protein TrbH, translated as MKAAMKLTSAMVLAASLLMTGCVSSGYGNYSNASMFASTSMADNTVAHLAALYPPGRTTFTMKQPAKDQFGSALVQRLRSRGYAVIEFTKDGKPQSALANSGTTLGYVVNTVAPNLYQVTTYVGGVTLSRGFALATDGKAYPAGPWTREE; from the coding sequence ATGAAAGCAGCAATGAAATTAACCTCTGCTATGGTGCTGGCCGCAAGCCTGTTAATGACTGGCTGTGTCTCTTCGGGTTATGGCAACTATTCAAATGCCAGTATGTTCGCTTCTACGAGCATGGCAGATAACACCGTTGCGCATCTGGCGGCGCTGTATCCTCCGGGACGTACTACGTTCACGATGAAACAGCCTGCCAAAGATCAGTTCGGTTCGGCACTTGTTCAGCGTCTGCGGTCGCGGGGTTATGCCGTTATTGAATTCACGAAAGACGGTAAGCCTCAGAGCGCCCTGGCAAATTCAGGGACCACTCTTGGTTATGTCGTGAACACCGTCGCGCCTAACCTCTACCAGGTCACAACGTATGTTGGTGGCGTCACGTTAAGCCGTGGTTTCGCTCTGGCAACAGACGGAAAAGCATACCCAGCAGGCCCATGGACTCGCGAGGAATAA